From a single Aspergillus puulaauensis MK2 DNA, chromosome 2, nearly complete sequence genomic region:
- a CDS encoding uncharacterized protein (COG:Q;~EggNog:ENOG410PHE8;~InterPro:IPR022313,IPR001106,IPR023144,IPR024083, IPR005922,IPR008948;~PFAM:PF00221;~go_component: GO:0005737 - cytoplasm [Evidence IEA];~go_function: GO:0003824 - catalytic activity [Evidence IEA];~go_function: GO:0016841 - ammonia-lyase activity [Evidence IEA];~go_process: GO:0006559 - L-phenylalanine catabolic process [Evidence IEA]), translating to MAHSPLPRGKHASAVISTCQQLTNLINDQAAVILDGESLNVSEVVGVACYQIPASITTDPRVHARMRDSVNHLDRKLANGEIIYGVNTGFGGSADTRTDDHTTLQQALIQHQASGVLLPTDRHGQQWAKSRTARVQNPYGLTSLSMPSAMVRAAMLLRCNSLLRGHSAVRQEAVEQILAFIHGGLTPVVPLRGSISASGDLSPLSYIASALEGNPDISVRNDLTGDVMSADKALQLLGLVPLCLGPKEGLGLLNGTAFSCGAASLTLYRANQLVVLSQVLTAMGTEGLAGCRGNYHPFIAEARPHHGQIEAASNIYALLRDSRLIKMPADESNGSLAQDRYALRTASQWIGPQIEDMLLAMQQVQCELNSTTDNPLLDPTNGQIHHGGNFQATAITSAMEKCMSVMQMLGRMIFSQCSELINPALNNGLPPNLSFDDPSLSFTMKGVDINMAAYMSELSYLNHPVSNHVQSAEMHNQGLNSLALIASRYAAETVEVLSLMTAAYLYVLCQAVDLRTLQVEFMNEVKGEVDAITAELCDDAACSLTEADSEQIQNATWKEIMLHWNRSSTSDLHERSQTAAQNSLGAVVQLLPAPKATTCVAARLIAQHDWIDRVANALGTRYSAVRARFGANPTTKAYLCGSSRQIYELVRERLGVPLHRGIIDHPTYASAGHDPKEKQCTGSQVSKIFTALRGDEFREELPKLWSFVDSVETGSRCVEHP from the exons ATGGCCCATTCTCCCTTGCCCCGAGGAAAGCATGCCAGCGCTGTGATTTCAACATGCCAGCAATTAACAAACCTCATAAACGACCAAGCAGCGGTTATCCTTGACGGGGAGTCACTCAATGTGAGTGAAGTTGTTGGCGTCGCGTG TTACCAGATACCGGCGTCAATCACTACAGATCCCCGGGTCCATGCCCGAATGAGAGATAGTGTCAATCACCTCGATCGAAAACTGGCCAACGGTGAGATAATCTACGGCGTCAATACTGGCTTCGGGGGCAGTGCAGATACCCGGACGGACGATCATACAACCCTACAGCAAGCATTAATCCAGCACCAGGCATCTGGAGTGCTGCTTCCAACGGACCGCCACGGCCAACAGTGGGCGAAAAGTCGGACTGCTCGCGTACAGAATCCGTACGGTTTGACAAGCCTCAGCATGCCATCTGCCATGGTGAGGGCTGCCATGCTCCTTCGCTGTAACTCTCTGTTGCGCGGCCACTCAGCCGTCCGGCAAGAAGCTGTCGAACAGATCCTCGCTTTCATACACGGTGGCCTCACCCCTGTGGTCCCACTGCGAGGGAGTATATCGGCATCGGGTGATCTGTCTCCGCTGTCTTACATTGCCAGTGCGCTGGAAGGCAATCCAGACATCTCCGTCCGAAACGATCTGACCGGAGATGTAATGTCCGCCGACAAAGCACTCCAGCTCTTGGGCCTTGTGCCACTCTGCTTGGGGCCAAAGGAAGGCCTGGGCCTGCTCAATGGCACGGCCTTTAGCTGCGGTGCGGCGAGTCTGACCCTCTATCGGGCCAACCAGCTCGTTGTTCTGTCTCAGGTCCTCACCGCGATGGGGACGGAGGGTTTGGCCGGCTGCAGAGGAAACTACCATCCGTTTATTGCTGAGGCACGTccccaccatggccaaatCGAAGCGGCATCGAACATCTACGCTCTGTTGCGAGATTCCCGCCTGATCAAGATGCCAGCCGATGAGTCCAACGGAAGCTTAGCCCAAGATCGCTACGCTCTCCGGACAGCGTCACAATGGATCGGGCCCCAGATCGAAGACATGCTGCTCGCCATGCAACAGGTGCAATGTGAGCTGAATTCAACGACCGACAACCCTTTACTTGATCCGACAAATGGCCAGATCCATCACGGCGGCAACTTTCAAGCCACTGCGATTACTTCGGCCATGGAGAAGTGTATGAGCGTGATGCAGATGCTAGGAAGAATGATCTTCTCACAGTGCTCAGAGCTGATCAATCCGGCCTTGAATAACGGACTACCTCCGAACTTGAGCTTCGACGACCCCAGTCTCTCGTTCACCATGAAAGGGGTTGATATCAATATGGCCGCCTATATGTCCGAGTTAAGCTATTTGAACCACCCAGTCAGTAACCATGTGCAGTCAGCCGAGATGCATAATCAAGGCCTCAACTCGCTGGCTTTGATAGCCAGTCGATATGCCGCCGAGACTGTGGAAGTGTTGTCGTTGATGACGGCCGCTTATCTGTATGTACTGTGTCAGGCTGTTGATCTCCGCACCTTACAGGTCGAGTTCATGAATGAGGTGAAAGGTGAGGTCGACGCCATTACCGCTGAGCTGTGTGATGATGCGGCCTGCTCCCTTACCGAAGCTGACTCTGAGCAAATCCAAAATGCGACGTGGAAAGAAATCATGCTGCACTGGAATCGCAGCAGTACGAGCGACCTCCACGAACGAAGCCAAACAGCAGCACAGAACTCCTTGGGAGCCGTTGTACAGCTACTGCCTGCGCCCAAGGCGACCACATGTGTCGCAGCTCGGCTCATTGCGCAGCACGACTGGATCGATCGAGTGGCCAACGCATTGGGAACCAGATACTCTGCGGTAAGGGCGCGGTTTGGGGCAAACCCTACCACAAAGGCCTATCTTTGTGGGAGCTCGCGGCAGATATACGAGCTCGTACGTGAGAGGCTAGGGGTGCCATTACACCGCGGGATTATTGACCACCCGACGTATGCTTCGGCGGGTCACGATCCCAAAGAGAAACAATGCACGGGTTCCCAGGTCAGCAAGATCTTTACAGCCTTGCGAGGGGATGAGTTTCGAGAGGAACTGCCAAAACTTTGGAGCTTTGTTGACTCGGTGGAAACCGGTTCTAGATGTGTTGAACATCCGTAA